A section of the Agromyces aurantiacus genome encodes:
- a CDS encoding aminotransferase-like domain-containing protein: protein MGSARRVDVSELTALAPFADTTPRGIAGDLARLVNSGELAAGVRLPTVRELASELGVSPATISQAWQALARAGLIESRGRAGSYVRRDATDGPAMRMRGMAAPDDPVRLDLSRGTPDPLLLPPLGPALSRVSARADVGSYQAEPVLPALAAVLRDSWPGDADSIAVVDGALDAISRTLDQVVRFGDRVVVEHPGFPPFLDLLDLLGAEAVPVAIDEHGMSPEGLASALRRRPAAVLLQPRAQNPTGASMTPERASALAGVIRSAADDGLADLVVIEDDHSGLISTEGDVSLAPHLPDRVVHVRSFSKSHGPDLRIAAVGGPRELIGRITARRMLGPGWTSRMLQSILLDLLTDGAAIDAVAEARRAYYTRQRALGDALRARGVPVMRADGINLWMPVLSERSTLVQLAAAGIRVAGGTPFLAAASNGSPVAGAPRRGGPEREFVRVTVGAVREDAPSVADALASAAQHLAAGGY, encoded by the coding sequence GTGGGTTCTGCTCGTCGTGTGGATGTCTCGGAGCTGACGGCACTCGCCCCCTTCGCCGACACGACCCCGCGCGGCATCGCGGGCGACCTGGCGCGCCTCGTGAACAGCGGGGAACTCGCGGCGGGCGTGCGCCTGCCGACCGTGCGTGAGCTGGCCTCCGAACTGGGGGTGAGCCCCGCCACGATCAGCCAGGCCTGGCAGGCGCTCGCACGCGCGGGACTCATCGAGTCGCGCGGTCGCGCGGGCAGCTACGTCCGGCGCGACGCGACCGACGGTCCCGCGATGCGCATGCGCGGGATGGCCGCGCCCGACGACCCCGTGCGCCTCGACCTGTCGCGCGGCACGCCCGACCCGCTGCTGCTGCCGCCGCTCGGCCCCGCACTGTCGCGCGTCTCGGCACGCGCCGACGTGGGGAGCTACCAGGCCGAGCCGGTGCTCCCGGCACTCGCCGCGGTGCTGCGCGACTCATGGCCGGGCGACGCCGACTCCATCGCGGTCGTCGACGGCGCGCTCGACGCGATCTCGCGCACGCTCGACCAGGTCGTGCGGTTCGGCGACCGGGTCGTCGTCGAGCACCCCGGCTTCCCGCCCTTCCTCGACCTGCTCGACCTGCTCGGCGCCGAGGCCGTGCCGGTCGCGATCGACGAGCACGGGATGTCGCCCGAGGGACTCGCCTCGGCGCTGCGCCGACGACCGGCGGCGGTGCTGCTCCAGCCGCGCGCGCAGAACCCCACGGGCGCCTCGATGACGCCGGAGCGCGCCTCGGCGCTGGCGGGCGTCATCCGCTCTGCCGCCGACGACGGGCTCGCCGACCTCGTCGTCATCGAGGACGACCACTCGGGCCTCATCTCGACCGAGGGCGACGTGTCGCTCGCGCCGCACCTGCCCGACCGCGTCGTGCACGTGCGGAGCTTCTCGAAGTCGCACGGACCCGACCTCCGCATCGCCGCCGTGGGCGGGCCGCGCGAACTCATCGGCCGCATTACGGCGCGCCGCATGCTCGGGCCGGGCTGGACCTCGCGCATGCTGCAGTCGATCCTCCTCGACCTGCTGACGGATGGCGCGGCCATCGACGCCGTCGCCGAGGCGCGCCGCGCGTATTACACGCGCCAGCGCGCGCTTGGCGACGCGCTGCGCGCCCGCGGCGTGCCCGTCATGCGCGCCGACGGGATCAACCTCTGGATGCCCGTGCTCTCGGAACGCTCGACGCTCGTGCAGCTCGCGGCGGCGGGCATCCGCGTGGCGGGCGGGACGCCGTTCCTCGCGGCGGCGTCGAACGGCTCGCCGGTCGCGGGAGCGCCGCGCCGCGGCGGACCGGAGCGCGAGTTCGTGCGGGTGACGGTGGGCGCCGTGCGCGAGGACGCGCCATCCGTCGCCGACGCTTTGGCGAGCGCCGCCCAGCACCTCGCCGCGGGCGGGTACTGA
- a CDS encoding dihydrofolate reductase family protein, which yields MQRLTVDFIISLDGYGAAEGWPGWWGMESPEYLGWLEQSPERDHPILMGATTYRLMSSLAASGEPGTDMLDAVPKVVFSSSLAEPLTWPNTRLVTTDAIAAVRALKEESDRPLRTLGSVSLCRSLLRAGLVDRYRVVVFPVITGATGTDRIFDGYPDVRLELVESRTFEGGLQLLEYVPTVLDGPPGVGPAAR from the coding sequence ATGCAACGACTGACCGTGGACTTCATCATCTCGCTGGACGGCTACGGGGCGGCCGAGGGCTGGCCCGGCTGGTGGGGCATGGAGAGCCCCGAATACCTGGGATGGCTCGAGCAGTCGCCCGAACGGGACCATCCGATCCTGATGGGCGCGACGACCTACCGGCTGATGTCGTCGCTCGCCGCGTCGGGCGAGCCGGGCACCGACATGCTCGACGCCGTGCCGAAGGTCGTGTTCTCATCGAGCCTCGCCGAACCGCTGACGTGGCCGAACACGCGCCTCGTGACGACCGACGCGATCGCCGCCGTGCGCGCGCTCAAGGAGGAGTCGGATCGGCCGCTGCGCACGCTCGGCAGCGTGTCGCTGTGCCGCTCGCTGCTGCGCGCCGGCCTCGTCGACCGGTACCGGGTCGTCGTGTTCCCCGTCATCACCGGGGCGACGGGCACCGACCGCATCTTCGACGGCTACCCCGACGTGCGCCTGGAACTCGTCGAGAGCCGCACCTTCGAGGGCGGCCTCCAGCTGCTCGAGTACGTGCCCACGGTGCTCGACGGCCCGCCCGGCGTCGGGCCCGCAGCTCGGTGA
- a CDS encoding elongation factor G, which yields MDGLTEIRTGAGGLMNSASTPTHRTIALVGAAGSGKTTLAEALLHRAGAIPRVGAVEQGTTVCDHEPEEIARGTTLGLSLAYLDWTGPDGVPYGVTLADTPGHPDFVGGVDAALSVADVAIVVVSAVDGVTGGTRFVWAAAEAAGVPRIVVVTQEDKARADFRRVIGELRAAFGEHLWPLELPLGEEQAFHAIADVLSEQALVYDGDGRHHDEPLPPEAEAEEHRMHVDVTEDIVSHDDAQLEAYLEGNEPPVRELERTLAHEVASGEAVPVLVCSAVSGTGVDRVADLICELAPSSLEHDARILVGGSAEDGGGTELGVAPKPDGEALVHVFRTVADPFVGQVSMLKVLSGTLRTGDKLRNATTGADERIHGLFRLRGAEHLTAGTLAAGEVGAVAKLQGSPSGSLLWSRPSGTARPAALPRRAPVYSVTLEPASQSDDEKMSAALARLVAEDPTLVVDRAGDKTILRGLGDTHVAVAVERLARVFGVHVTTGPAPVAYRETIAGSAEVEGKLKKQSGGHGQFAVVQLRLSPLTPGEGFEFVDSVTGGAVPRQYIPAVERGARDALAAGGPQGHPVVDVRVELLDGKSHSVDSSEMAFRTAASIGVKAALAEAGTIVLEPVSSVTVTVPNDLQGAVLTDLSGRRGRVHATESAPDGRARVVAHVPEAELERYVLDLRSITAGQAELTVTPDHYAKAPNPARA from the coding sequence ATGGATGGACTGACGGAGATCCGCACCGGCGCGGGAGGCCTCATGAACTCGGCATCGACCCCCACCCACCGGACCATCGCGCTGGTGGGCGCGGCAGGTTCGGGCAAGACGACCCTCGCTGAGGCGCTGCTGCATCGGGCCGGTGCCATCCCGAGGGTCGGCGCCGTGGAGCAGGGCACGACCGTCTGCGACCACGAGCCCGAGGAGATCGCGCGAGGCACGACCCTCGGGCTCTCGCTCGCCTACCTCGACTGGACCGGGCCCGACGGCGTGCCGTACGGCGTGACGCTCGCCGACACCCCGGGGCATCCCGACTTCGTCGGCGGCGTCGACGCCGCGCTGTCGGTGGCGGATGTCGCGATCGTCGTGGTGAGCGCGGTCGACGGCGTGACCGGCGGCACGCGGTTCGTCTGGGCGGCGGCCGAGGCCGCGGGCGTGCCGCGGATCGTGGTCGTGACGCAGGAGGACAAGGCGCGCGCCGACTTCCGCCGAGTGATCGGCGAGCTCCGCGCGGCGTTCGGGGAGCACCTGTGGCCGCTCGAGCTGCCGCTCGGCGAGGAGCAGGCGTTCCACGCGATCGCCGACGTGCTGAGCGAGCAGGCGCTCGTCTATGACGGCGACGGTCGCCACCACGACGAGCCCCTGCCGCCCGAGGCCGAGGCCGAGGAGCACCGCATGCACGTGGACGTGACCGAGGACATCGTGTCGCACGACGACGCCCAGCTCGAGGCCTACCTCGAGGGGAACGAACCGCCCGTGCGGGAGCTCGAGCGCACGCTCGCGCACGAGGTCGCCTCGGGCGAGGCCGTGCCGGTACTGGTGTGCTCGGCCGTCAGCGGCACCGGCGTCGACCGGGTCGCCGACCTCATCTGCGAGCTCGCGCCGTCGTCGCTCGAGCACGACGCGCGCATCCTCGTCGGCGGGTCGGCCGAGGACGGCGGCGGCACCGAGCTGGGCGTCGCGCCGAAACCCGACGGCGAGGCGCTCGTGCACGTCTTCCGCACGGTGGCCGATCCCTTCGTCGGCCAGGTGTCGATGCTCAAGGTGCTCTCGGGCACGCTGCGCACCGGCGACAAGCTCCGCAACGCCACCACGGGCGCCGACGAGCGCATCCACGGGCTGTTCCGGCTGCGCGGGGCCGAGCACCTCACGGCCGGCACGCTCGCCGCGGGCGAGGTCGGCGCGGTCGCGAAGCTGCAGGGCTCGCCATCCGGTTCGCTGCTGTGGTCGCGGCCGAGCGGCACGGCACGGCCGGCGGCGCTGCCCCGGCGTGCGCCCGTCTACTCGGTCACGCTCGAGCCCGCGTCGCAGTCCGACGACGAGAAGATGTCGGCCGCGCTCGCGCGGCTCGTGGCCGAGGACCCGACGCTCGTGGTCGACCGCGCCGGCGACAAGACCATCCTGCGCGGTCTCGGCGACACGCATGTCGCCGTCGCGGTCGAGCGCCTCGCGCGCGTGTTCGGCGTGCACGTCACCACGGGGCCCGCCCCGGTCGCGTACCGCGAGACGATCGCCGGCTCGGCCGAGGTCGAGGGGAAGCTCAAGAAGCAGTCGGGCGGGCACGGGCAGTTCGCGGTCGTGCAGCTGCGGCTCTCGCCGCTCACGCCGGGCGAGGGCTTCGAGTTCGTCGACTCGGTGACGGGCGGCGCGGTGCCCAGGCAGTACATCCCCGCGGTCGAGCGCGGGGCGCGCGACGCGCTCGCAGCCGGCGGGCCGCAGGGCCACCCGGTGGTCGACGTGCGCGTCGAGCTGCTCGACGGCAAGTCCCACTCGGTGGACTCGTCCGAGATGGCGTTCCGCACGGCCGCGTCGATCGGCGTGAAGGCCGCGCTCGCCGAGGCCGGCACGATCGTGCTCGAACCCGTGTCATCCGTGACGGTGACGGTGCCGAACGACCTGCAGGGCGCCGTGCTCACCGACCTGTCGGGTCGGCGCGGCCGGGTGCACGCGACCGAGTCCGCGCCCGACGGCCGGGCTCGCGTCGTGGCGCACGTTCCCGAGGCCGAGCTGGAGCGCTACGTGCTCGACCTGCGCTCGATCACCGCGGGGCAGGCCGAGCTCACGGTGACGCCCGACCACTACGCGAAGGCGCCGAACCCCGCGCGCGCCTGA
- a CDS encoding LLM class flavin-dependent oxidoreductase — protein sequence MPDYGRPIEFGSFITPSALDPERTVALALASEAAGLEFATFQDHPYQPRFLDTWTLMSWVGARTNRIRVSANVHNLLLRPPAVLARAAASLDLLTGGRVVLALGAGGFPQAAEAMGAPVRPPAESGAALAEAVTAIRELLDTDAAGGVFLDQPHYPIRGAKRGPASVQRPIPIWLGVLKPKGLRLVGRAADGWLPSLGRLEHGTASLDAGHAVIDAAARSAGRAPRDIRRLLNVGPDQARPDVLADLATRHGVDTFIVAGDDEALVAELGARIIPEARALVADRRTAAPLVG from the coding sequence ATGCCCGATTACGGCCGCCCGATCGAGTTCGGCTCGTTCATCACGCCCTCGGCCCTGGACCCGGAGCGCACCGTGGCGCTCGCGCTCGCGAGCGAGGCCGCCGGTCTCGAGTTCGCGACGTTCCAGGACCACCCGTACCAGCCTCGCTTCCTCGACACGTGGACGCTCATGAGCTGGGTCGGTGCGCGCACGAACCGCATCCGCGTCTCGGCGAACGTGCACAACCTGCTGCTCCGCCCGCCCGCCGTGCTCGCGCGCGCCGCGGCCTCCCTCGACCTGCTCACGGGCGGTCGCGTGGTGCTCGCGCTCGGCGCCGGCGGGTTCCCGCAGGCGGCCGAGGCGATGGGCGCGCCGGTGCGACCGCCGGCCGAGTCCGGCGCCGCGCTCGCCGAGGCGGTCACGGCCATCCGCGAACTGCTCGACACGGATGCCGCGGGCGGCGTGTTCCTCGATCAGCCCCATTACCCGATCCGGGGTGCCAAGCGCGGCCCGGCGTCGGTGCAGCGACCCATCCCGATCTGGCTCGGCGTGCTCAAGCCGAAGGGGCTGCGGCTCGTCGGGCGCGCGGCCGACGGCTGGCTGCCCTCCCTCGGCCGGCTCGAGCACGGCACGGCGTCGCTCGACGCCGGGCACGCGGTGATCGACGCGGCGGCGCGGTCGGCCGGACGCGCGCCCCGCGACATCCGCCGCCTGCTGAACGTCGGCCCCGACCAGGCTCGTCCCGACGTGCTCGCCGACCTCGCGACCCGGCACGGCGTCGACACGTTCATCGTCGCGGGCGACGACGAGGCGCTGGTCGCCGAGCTCGGCGCGCGGATCATCCCCGAGGCCCGTGCGCTCGTCGCCGACCGCCGCACGGCGGCGCCACTGGTCGGGTGA
- a CDS encoding adenylyl cyclase, which translates to MSTIAPRMQTTRRRALAAVAGAALVAGALAAGPAQAAPPPVVDPMHPDFGPNVTIFDPSMPLADIDAELDALADQQRDDEMGSNRQAVYFMPGTYGGGATPLQFEVGYYTEVAGLGASPSDVTVDGKIEVYNRCLADGGTSNCLALVNFWRTLSNLSLHVNGAGQDGCRASANFWAVSQAVSMRRLDISGANLSLMDYCTAGPQYASGGYIADSRLPFTINGSQQQWLTRNSDVSAGWSNAVWNQVFSGTVGAPDETAFPNPPYTTLDKTPVSREKPYLFVDDTGAFNVRVPSAATGTRGISWGEGMTPGRTVPIGDFFIAKPGDSVQAINRALAAGKNLLLTPGIYDIGATITVKRAGTVVLGMGHATLTATGGAVAMEVADAPGIVVAGVTFDAGEKLSPALLRVGKAQSGTSGADRGTATDPITLNDVYVRVGGPHVGKVDTAIEVNADHVLIDHAWVWRADHGIEGFTEGVNGDTDRWNTNTGRNGLVVNGDDVTATGLFVEHFQQFNTLWKGEGGTVVLYQNELPYDPPTQADWTQPDGTLGYPGYAVAEDVGTHELYGAGVYVFNQNTPSIVTENGFTVPEREGVRLHHVMTVNLSAGTILHVVNGTGGTADTSVIGQPRFVTDYPAP; encoded by the coding sequence ATGAGCACGATCGCCCCACGCATGCAGACCACGAGACGCAGGGCTCTCGCCGCCGTCGCCGGCGCGGCCCTCGTCGCCGGCGCACTCGCCGCCGGCCCGGCGCAGGCGGCGCCCCCGCCGGTCGTCGACCCGATGCATCCCGACTTCGGCCCGAACGTCACGATCTTCGACCCGTCGATGCCGCTCGCCGACATCGACGCCGAGCTCGACGCGCTCGCCGACCAGCAGCGCGACGACGAGATGGGTTCCAACCGGCAGGCCGTGTACTTCATGCCCGGCACGTACGGCGGCGGCGCGACCCCGCTGCAGTTCGAGGTCGGGTACTACACCGAGGTCGCCGGCCTGGGCGCGTCGCCCTCCGACGTGACGGTCGACGGCAAGATCGAGGTCTACAACCGGTGCCTTGCCGACGGCGGGACCTCCAACTGCCTCGCCCTCGTGAACTTCTGGCGCACGCTGTCGAACCTGTCGCTCCACGTGAACGGCGCCGGCCAGGACGGATGCCGCGCCAGCGCGAACTTCTGGGCGGTCTCGCAGGCCGTCTCGATGCGCCGGCTCGACATCTCGGGCGCGAACCTGTCGCTCATGGACTACTGCACCGCCGGCCCGCAGTACGCGAGCGGCGGCTACATCGCCGACTCGCGCCTGCCGTTCACGATCAACGGCTCGCAGCAGCAGTGGCTCACGCGCAACAGCGACGTCTCGGCCGGCTGGAGCAACGCCGTGTGGAACCAGGTCTTCTCCGGCACCGTCGGTGCGCCCGACGAGACGGCGTTCCCGAACCCGCCCTACACGACGCTGGACAAGACGCCCGTCAGCCGCGAGAAGCCGTACCTGTTCGTCGACGACACCGGGGCGTTCAACGTGCGCGTTCCGTCGGCGGCGACGGGCACCCGCGGCATCTCGTGGGGCGAGGGCATGACGCCCGGGCGCACGGTGCCGATCGGCGACTTCTTCATCGCGAAGCCCGGCGACTCGGTGCAGGCCATCAACCGCGCGCTCGCCGCGGGCAAGAACCTGCTGCTCACGCCCGGCATCTACGACATCGGCGCGACGATCACGGTCAAGCGTGCCGGCACGGTCGTGCTCGGCATGGGCCACGCGACACTCACCGCGACCGGCGGCGCCGTGGCGATGGAGGTCGCCGATGCGCCCGGCATCGTCGTCGCCGGAGTCACGTTCGACGCCGGCGAGAAGCTGTCGCCCGCGCTGCTGCGCGTCGGCAAGGCGCAGAGCGGCACGAGCGGCGCGGACCGCGGCACGGCGACGGATCCGATCACCCTGAACGACGTCTACGTCCGCGTCGGCGGACCGCACGTCGGCAAGGTCGACACGGCGATCGAGGTCAACGCCGACCACGTGCTGATCGATCATGCCTGGGTGTGGCGCGCCGACCACGGCATCGAGGGCTTCACCGAGGGCGTGAACGGCGACACCGACCGCTGGAACACCAACACCGGGCGCAACGGCCTCGTCGTGAACGGCGACGACGTGACCGCGACGGGCCTGTTCGTCGAGCACTTCCAGCAGTTCAACACGCTCTGGAAGGGCGAGGGCGGCACGGTCGTCCTCTACCAGAACGAGCTGCCGTACGACCCGCCCACGCAGGCAGATTGGACCCAGCCCGACGGCACGCTCGGCTATCCGGGGTACGCCGTCGCCGAAGACGTCGGCACGCACGAGCTCTACGGCGCCGGCGTCTACGTGTTCAACCAGAACACCCCCTCGATCGTCACCGAGAACGGCTTCACGGTGCCCGAGCGCGAGGGCGTCAGGCTGCACCACGTGATGACGGTCAACCTCAGCGCCGGGACGATCCTGCACGTGGTGAACGGCACCGGCGGCACCGCCGACACGAGCGTGATCGGCCAGCCGCGCTTCGTCACGGACTACCCCGCGCCCTGA
- a CDS encoding erythromycin esterase family protein translates to MTFDGLGGPLTAAEEIRALARPLGTPADLDPLVARAGDARFVAIGEASHGTHEFYAWRADLSRRLIEEAGFTWIGVEGDWPDCWRLDRWVRGLDDQGLDAASVLARFDRWPTWMWANREVADFLDWLHAVNLDRTERVGFYGLDVYSLWESLSEILGWLAAHRVDSLPAAMQAWQCFLPYQEDPQRYAWATRIVPEDCEDEVVGLLVEVRRRAHPTSRLDDEDFDVLQNAEVVAAAERYYRVMVRGDRESWNLRDIHMADTADRLAEHLGPDAKGLLWAHNTHVGDARATDMASAGMVNLGELLRRRHGTPDVVLVGFASSGGTVVAADAWGEPDRVMPVPEARPSSHEWLLHETLATPALFVFGADRSGPWLSRRLGHRAIGVVYDPAREHGNVVPTIMGARYDALLWCERTRALLPLHREARAAEAEYETEPTGF, encoded by the coding sequence ATGACGTTCGACGGCCTCGGCGGCCCGCTCACCGCGGCGGAGGAGATCCGCGCGCTCGCACGCCCGCTCGGCACGCCCGCCGACCTGGACCCGCTCGTCGCCCGTGCCGGCGACGCCCGGTTCGTCGCGATCGGCGAGGCGTCGCACGGCACGCACGAGTTCTACGCCTGGCGGGCCGACCTCAGTCGGCGGCTCATCGAGGAGGCGGGCTTCACGTGGATCGGCGTCGAGGGCGACTGGCCCGACTGCTGGCGCCTCGACCGCTGGGTGCGCGGGCTCGACGACCAGGGCCTGGATGCCGCGAGCGTGCTCGCGCGGTTCGACCGATGGCCGACGTGGATGTGGGCCAACCGCGAGGTCGCCGACTTCCTTGACTGGCTGCACGCGGTCAACCTGGACCGCACCGAGCGCGTCGGGTTCTACGGCCTCGACGTGTACTCGCTCTGGGAGTCGCTGTCCGAGATCCTCGGCTGGCTCGCTGCGCACCGCGTCGACTCGCTGCCCGCGGCGATGCAGGCGTGGCAGTGCTTCCTGCCGTACCAGGAGGATCCGCAGCGGTACGCGTGGGCGACGCGGATCGTGCCCGAGGACTGCGAGGACGAGGTCGTCGGCCTGCTCGTCGAGGTGCGCCGGCGGGCGCATCCGACGTCGCGCCTGGATGACGAGGACTTCGACGTGCTGCAGAACGCCGAGGTCGTGGCGGCCGCGGAACGCTACTACCGCGTGATGGTCCGCGGCGACCGCGAGTCGTGGAACCTGCGCGACATCCACATGGCCGACACGGCCGACCGGCTCGCCGAGCACCTCGGACCCGACGCGAAGGGACTGCTGTGGGCGCACAACACGCACGTGGGCGATGCGCGCGCGACGGACATGGCTTCCGCGGGCATGGTCAACCTGGGCGAGCTGCTGCGGCGCCGCCACGGTACGCCTGACGTGGTGCTCGTCGGCTTCGCCTCCTCGGGCGGGACCGTCGTCGCGGCCGATGCGTGGGGCGAGCCCGACCGGGTCATGCCCGTGCCCGAGGCGCGACCGTCGTCGCACGAGTGGCTGCTGCACGAGACGCTCGCCACGCCGGCGCTGTTCGTGTTCGGCGCGGACCGGTCGGGACCGTGGCTGTCCCGGCGCCTCGGGCACCGGGCGATCGGCGTCGTCTACGACCCCGCCCGCGAGCACGGCAACGTCGTGCCGACGATCATGGGCGCGCGGTACGACGCGCTGCTCTGGTGCGAGCGGACGCGGGCGCTCCTGCCGCTGCACCGCGAGGCGCGTGCGGCCGAGGCCGAGTACGAGACCGAGCCGACGGGGTTCTGA
- a CDS encoding phosphoribosyltransferase family protein produces MFRDRPDAAAQLLRRLDHLRGEDAVVLGLPRGGVPVAAVVAEGLGVPLDVIVVRKLGLPFQPEVAMGAIGEGGVRLVNSELVGRAGVSIAELSEVERHERATLDRRVAMLRRGAAPRSLEGRTAIVVDDGLATGSTAEVACRVARSLGAHRVVLAIPIGPEDAASRVPSANEVVCVESPHWFHAVGQGYEDFSPTSDEEVMLLLDAAERRLAGEPWRPARSIETAQVEVPHGGLRLAADLSVPEAPTGFVVFAHGSGSSRHSPRNRLVADALQRAGLGTLLPDLLLPHEEADRANVFDIPLLADRLVSAVAWLRAHPGATGLPIGYFGASTGGGAALWAASEPGAHIAAIVSRGGRPDLAGERLGSVRAPTLLIVGGADHQVIELNRWAQARIAAPCELEIVPGATHLFEEAGTLAEVAILARDWFLRHFAPSAPAAGSARSAASAPSAASAASAASESSARSGPGGPA; encoded by the coding sequence GTGTTCCGCGATCGTCCCGATGCGGCGGCACAGCTCCTGCGCCGCCTCGACCACCTCCGCGGCGAAGATGCCGTGGTGCTCGGCCTTCCGCGTGGCGGCGTGCCCGTCGCCGCGGTCGTCGCCGAGGGACTCGGGGTGCCGCTCGACGTGATCGTCGTGCGCAAGCTCGGCCTGCCGTTCCAGCCCGAGGTCGCGATGGGCGCGATCGGCGAGGGCGGCGTCCGGTTGGTCAACAGCGAGCTCGTCGGACGCGCGGGCGTCTCCATCGCCGAGCTCTCCGAGGTCGAGCGGCACGAGCGCGCGACGCTCGACCGGCGCGTGGCGATGCTGCGACGCGGCGCCGCACCGCGCTCGCTCGAGGGCCGCACCGCGATCGTCGTCGACGACGGGCTCGCCACCGGGTCGACGGCCGAGGTCGCGTGCCGGGTGGCACGCTCGCTGGGCGCGCACCGCGTGGTGCTCGCCATCCCGATCGGCCCGGAGGATGCCGCGTCGCGCGTGCCGTCGGCGAACGAGGTCGTGTGCGTGGAGTCGCCGCACTGGTTCCACGCCGTCGGGCAGGGGTACGAGGACTTCTCCCCGACGAGCGACGAGGAGGTCATGCTGCTGCTGGACGCCGCGGAGCGCCGCCTCGCGGGCGAGCCGTGGCGACCGGCCCGGTCCATCGAGACGGCGCAGGTCGAGGTCCCGCACGGCGGGCTCCGGCTCGCGGCCGACCTGAGCGTGCCGGAAGCGCCGACGGGGTTCGTGGTGTTCGCGCACGGCAGCGGCAGCAGCCGCCACAGCCCGCGGAACCGGCTCGTCGCCGACGCGCTGCAGCGCGCCGGGCTCGGCACGCTCCTGCCCGACCTGCTGCTCCCGCACGAGGAGGCCGACCGCGCGAACGTGTTCGACATCCCGCTGCTCGCCGACCGGCTCGTCTCGGCGGTCGCGTGGCTGCGCGCGCATCCGGGGGCCACGGGCCTGCCGATCGGCTACTTCGGCGCGAGCACCGGCGGCGGTGCGGCGCTGTGGGCGGCGTCGGAGCCCGGGGCGCACATCGCGGCGATCGTCTCGCGCGGCGGCCGGCCCGACCTCGCCGGCGAGCGGCTGGGCTCGGTGCGCGCGCCCACCCTCCTCATCGTCGGCGGTGCCGACCACCAGGTGATCGAGCTGAACCGGTGGGCGCAGGCGCGCATCGCCGCGCCGTGCGAGCTCGAGATCGTGCCGGGGGCGACGCATCTCTTCGAGGAGGCGGGCACGCTCGCCGAGGTCGCGATCCTCGCGCGCGACTGGTTCCTTCGGCACTTCGCGCCGTCCGCGCCGGCGGCTGGGTCGGCACGGTCCGCGGCGTCCGCACCGTCCGCCGCGTCCGCGGCGTCCGCGGCATCCGAGTCCTCCGCGCGATCCGGCCCGGGAGGCCCCGCATGA
- a CDS encoding zinc-dependent alcohol dehydrogenase family protein has translation MREVDAWITRGDGGLERARLPVPEPRGDELVVDVLACGVCRTDLHVIEGDLPPHRTPVVPGHQVVGRVAATGPGVRRTRVGDVVGIAWLRSTCGSCVWCRTGRENLCPGATFTGWDADGGYAEVATVSESFAYALPADTDPIAVAPLLCAGIIGYRALRRANLPPGGHLGIYGFGSSAHLTARLAMAAGATVSAMTRGEANRALARELGAAFVGDERARPPEPLDAAIVFAPAGELVPVALEATARGGTVVLAGIHMTDVPAMTYVDHLFLERDLRTVTANTRADGDEFLRLAHRLDLRPSTTPYPFDRAPEAVDALLGGRASGSLVLARDA, from the coding sequence ATGCGCGAGGTCGACGCGTGGATCACGCGAGGGGACGGTGGGCTCGAGCGCGCACGCCTGCCGGTTCCCGAGCCGCGGGGCGACGAGCTGGTCGTCGACGTGCTCGCGTGCGGCGTGTGCCGCACCGACCTGCACGTGATCGAGGGCGACCTGCCGCCGCACCGCACCCCGGTGGTGCCCGGTCACCAGGTCGTGGGCCGCGTCGCGGCGACCGGTCCCGGTGTCCGTCGCACGCGCGTGGGCGATGTCGTCGGCATCGCGTGGCTGCGCTCCACGTGCGGGTCGTGCGTCTGGTGCCGCACGGGGCGCGAGAACCTCTGCCCCGGCGCGACCTTCACCGGCTGGGACGCCGACGGCGGCTACGCCGAGGTCGCGACCGTGTCGGAGTCGTTCGCCTACGCCCTTCCCGCCGACACCGACCCGATCGCGGTCGCCCCGCTGCTGTGCGCCGGCATCATCGGCTACCGGGCGCTCCGACGGGCGAACCTGCCGCCCGGAGGCCACCTCGGCATCTACGGCTTCGGGTCGAGCGCCCACCTGACGGCGCGGCTCGCGATGGCCGCGGGCGCCACGGTCTCGGCGATGACCCGCGGCGAGGCCAATCGCGCGCTCGCGCGGGAGCTCGGCGCCGCGTTCGTGGGCGACGAGCGCGCGCGGCCGCCCGAGCCGCTCGATGCGGCGATCGTCTTCGCGCCCGCGGGCGAGCTCGTCCCCGTGGCGCTCGAGGCGACGGCGCGCGGCGGCACGGTCGTGCTCGCCGGCATCCACATGACGGATGTCCCGGCGATGACCTACGTCGACCACCTGTTCCTCGAGCGCGACCTCCGCACCGTCACGGCGAACACGCGCGCCGACGGCGACGAGTTCCTGCGGCTCGCGCACCGCCTCGACCTGCGCCCGTCGACCACGCCGTACCCGTTCGACCGTGCGCCCGAGGCGGTCGACGCGCTGCTCGGCGGACGCGCGTCCGGCTCGCTCGTGCTCGCGCGCGACGCCTGA